ATATCAGCAGCAAAGGCTTGACTATATTGCTCAGCATCCTTCTCAACATAAAATCGTTGTACTGAGTGGACGATGGTTAGTGGCTTTTATGGAAGATAGCTTTGACAACACATTAGGTGGTGTTAGCTATGACCAGAATATTGTTGCTACCAAGCGGCTTGGCGCCAGTGACGAAGAGATTCAACAGGATTTCTTTGAATCATTTGAGCGTTCTTTGGCGGCGTTAACGGATGTGGTGGAGCAGGTTGTCATTATTATTCCCGGATATTCAAATGGATGGGATCCTGTTGCAAGAGCCGTGCGTATTGCCAAGCGTTTTGATGATTCCCAATCCCTGTTTGAGCATTTAGAAATTCCTCTTTCGGCAGTCGATAACAGAACGGCTGTTTTTGAACAATACATCCAGTCACATATTCAGGGGTTAGATAAAGTCTCGGTGATTAATACTAAAGACGTTACCTGTGACCGCAATAAGGGCGTTTGCTATGGCGGGAAGGATGGTCAGTTTTATTTTACGGATGATTTGCACCCATCTTTGTACATTAACCGAATTTTGGTCGAGCTTATGTATAAAGCTCTGGTTAATTAAAGCGTTGTGAAAATTAGCTCTTGGTTTTGTTATGGTTGAATTTTTAGTCTATCCTCATCGTTTGGCTTGACGCTTAAGTGAGAAACGAAAAATGTTGCCACGAAATAAGATGCTGAGTAATCCAGTGACTGGTCGTCGGATTATTGCTGATGAGTTAGATGCTGCGCGCTTGGTGAAAAGTCCGACAGTGACAGGAAGAGAAAGATTGGATGCATCCAGAGTTATGGGGCGCGGCGACAAATTATTTCATCCATCGGGTCGTCTCATTCGGGGACAAGCGGAAGCCACTGACATTATGACGAGGGCATATTCAGCGTCAGGTTCTGAATTGCATGCAATGGCAAGAGATCACGAATTGGATATGAACTTATTGCATGGCAACACTCCGCATTCCGTATTAAGAGATCATGCCCAGCTTCTATATACTGCTGCTCGACATGATCCTAATACTCGTATTCAAACGCCTTTAGTTAAAAGTGGTGATCCTGATTTAAGCTCTACTCCCTACAATCCAACTAACCGAGGTGGGGGATTTATTGCAGAGGAAGTTCGAACTTCGGTATCAAAAGGAGCGATGAAAAAATGGGAGAATAAGGGCAAGAAAGGGCCACAACCTCAACCAGAGACAAGGCCAACTGGCAGGGATATTGAATTTCACCCACCGGCTCCGGGAGCTCTGCATAATCCAGGACAATTTGGACAGCTAAAAGGTTCATATTATCGTCCGGCTACCCAACCTGGTCAGAAAAAGACGAGAGAACGTACATTGAGCGTTGGTTCTGCAAATTTGGATCTTACGGGGCACAAATTGTAGTGAAAATGGCTTGTAATACTTCCAGATAAATAAAATTGGTTTAGCTTTCCTGCTCACATCGCTTGCTGTTTGCGTTAGAATGTTGCGCGACAGATTTTGAGGAAGTGTCATGATAAATAGAACAACTCTGCTTGCGATGGTTTCCTGCGCTCTATTGGCTGCTTGTAACCCGCAAACAAAACAAACGACAGAATCGGCTACAGAGCCAAAATCCCAAACAACGGCGACTCAGTCCAAAGATATTCAATCGGGTAAGGACTATCATTCCTACGGTAATCCGGAACAAGTTAAAGTCACTCACATCAATTTAGACTTAAATGTTGATTTTGATGCCAAAGTGATGAGCGGCACTGCGGAGCTGCAATATGAAAAAGTAGCATCTGATGCAGATAAATTGATTGTTGATACTCGTGATTTAACTATTAACAGCATCACTGCCAATGGTGAAGCCGTACCATTTACCTTGCGTGAAACGGAATCTCACATGGGTGCAGCGTTGGAAATTATGCTGCCAGCAAAAGGCAACAGCGTGACCATTGATTACGCTACCAGCCCCAATGCATCGGGCGTACAGTGGTTAACTCCAGCACAAACGGCGGGTAAAAAACATCCTTTCCTGTTTACTCAAGCTCAGGCTACACATGCGCGTAGCTTCATTCCATTGCAGGATTCTCCTAAAGTGCGCGTCACTTACAATGCCACTATTCATACGCCAAAAGAATTGCTGGCTGTGATGAGTGCCGCGAATGATCCAACGACACCTCGCGATGGTGAGTACAACTTCACCATGCCGCAACCTATCCCTTCTTATTTAATCGCGTTAGGTGTGGGTGATTTGCAATTCCAAGCCATGGGTGAGCGTACTGGTGTTTATGCTGAACCTTCCATGTTGCAAGCTGCTGCGAAAGAGTTTGAAGATACGGAATCCATGTTGATTGCCACCGAGAAAACCTATGGTGCTTATAGCTGGGATCGTTACGATTTATTGATTTTGCCACCTTCATTTCCTTTCGGTGGTATGGAGAATCCGCGTTTAAGCTTTATCACTCCTACCGTGATTGCAGGTGACAAGTCTTTGGTTTCTTTGATTGCTCATGAGTTGGCACATAGTTGGTCTGGCAACACGGTAACCAATGCAACCTGGCGTGACTTGTGGTTGAACGAAGGTTTTACCACGTATTTGACTTACCGCATTATGGAAATCGTTTATGGCACAGAGCGCTATGATCAGGAATCTGTTCTTGGATATCAGGATCTACAGGAAGATGTCGCTGCATTGCCTGAGAAAGATGAAATTCTGGCCATTGATTTGCGTGGACGTGATCCAGACGATGTTTTTTCTGATATTCCTTACGAGAAAGGGGCGTTGTTCCTGCGTGAAATCGAGCAATCAATCGGACGTGATAATTTCGATGCTTTCCTGAAGCAATACTTTAAACATTTTGCCTTCCAAAGTATTACAACGGATCAGTTTATTGCTTACTTGCAAGAGACGTTGTTGCAGCAATATCCAGACAAGCTCAATATGGCTCGTATTAATCAATGGGTGTTTGAGCCGGGCATTCCAGAAGGCGCGCCAGAACCACAATCCAATGCATTCGTGATCGTTGATGACGCACGTAATGCATGGTTGCAAGGTAAGCTGGCTGCGGCAGATATTGATACGTCTGGCTGGACTGTTCACCAGTGGCTGTATTTCCTGAATAACATGCCTGAAAAGCTGACAACCGAACAAATGCAAAAACTGGATGCTGCGTTCATGTTGACTCAATCGACCAACAATGAGATCGCTCATGCCTGGTTAATGCATGTTGTACATAGTTGGTATGAACCCGCATTACCACGCCTGCACAACTATCTGGTTAGCATTGGTCGTAACAAGTTAGTGAAGCCGCTATATCGTGAGTTGTCTAAAACTGAACAAGGCAAAGCCTTGGCTCAAAAGGCTTTCGAGCAGGCCAAGTCGGGCTACCATCCGCTAACAGTTAAAGCCAATGAAGACTTTGTTCAATAATCGTTTTTTTAAGGATTGGTTGAACTAAGCACAAATATAACGGGGCTGAATGAGTAACTCTATTAGTCCCGTTTTTACATGCCATTTGGGTCTCTTGAACAGTGCGTTTAATGTGAATAGAAAAGAGGGAGTTTAGATATGAGTAATATTAAATATTCAGATCATGTTGATGTGCTTTTGGCACTGGTCACCAACCTGGCAATGACTGACAAGGCGAGCCTTACGCCGAGAAGGTTGGCTAAATACCTAAATCTGGAAGAGCAAGAAGTGTGTACTGTTTTGGATGGGTTTCCAGGGCTATTCAGAAAATCCAGAGTCAAAGAGAAGAATCCACCCGAAGGCAAGGTGGCTCAGCATTTTTATACATTACAAATTCGTTATAGCCGACGTTATCTGGAACTGAATGGTGATGACGATGACCCAAATCCGCAAGAGCCTCTGAGCGCAGAACTGTTTAATTCTTTGGTGCGATTTATTTCTGAACAAGTAAATTTAGAGCATGAAAATGATCGATTAACCAAAGAACTATCAGCCGCACATGAGAGATTCAGTAAGCAACTGGCTGAGCAGGAAAAGAGTTTAAAAGCATCTATTGATGCCCAAAACAATATGCTTAAAACCAAACTTGAAAGCGATAATGTGACCTTGAAGGTTCAGAGCCGGGTGTCAATTGCTGTTGCGTTAATTGCTGCCGTCGCTGCGGTGTTTGCTGCGATTAAATAATCAAGCGTGTTATTTCTTTATAAAGACCTTGTAAGCGACAAGTGTTTGGGCTTCAGGGTCATACTGGCATTGGCTTGAATAACAAAAGCCTTTAATTCGGCTTTTTATGATTGGTGGAGCAACACTGATTAAACGAGCGGTGTTATGCGCGCTTTCGTATTCTTGTTTTGATAACTTTCTTACTGCTAGCCAATGTTGTTTGTTCTCTATGACATTCCAACAATCTGTAGTCGAGTTGAGTAATGCTTTTTCATAGAGGTCGGTGATAAACGTTGGTAAGGCAAATGGTTTAATTGGGGGGGCGGCAACTTCGGGCTTACTTCTTAGCCGCTGAATTTCGGGAAGAATATCGTCTTCCCATGCTAGTGTAATTGCATCTATTGGCAATTTGGAATGCTGGTATGACGGGCTCTTCATCTCTTCATCTGCAATGAGCAAACTTGATCTGGAACTCATATAAGGCAGTTGGCTTAGCAGTGATATCAATTGTTCGTGAGTAGTGATTTCCGCTGCTTGTTGTGAATTATTCAATTCAATGTAGCTAATTATTAATTGCCTAATCGTTGGTGAATATTTGCGTTTGGGCAAGTAGTTATCTTGCAAATAAATGGGTTCTGAATGGAATTCCGCTTTTGCAATCCATGCGAGAAGCGCATTTTGAAAAGGAGGAATTTGAGTCGTATTCGCTTGAATACGAAAAGCAAATTGGTTGGTACTATTCAGCTCACTGATCAACGCAAGCAAGGTACAGGAATGCTCATTTGCCAGTTGTATCAGTAACTCTTCATTGGCATGTAAAAAGGCAAAGCAATCTTGAGGTAGCCACCAGCTAAATACGCTGTTGTCAGAATGGTTTTCATGTAAATAGTCTGGCTCGATGGGTCTTATAATGTGTCGTACAGAGCGGTGTTGCTTTAGATTTTCTACAGAAATATTAGCAAGCACACACTTACTTATAGTTTCTTGTGATATATCACCTGTTGTTAAAAGTATGGTGTTTGCTGGCTGATAATAGTTGCTAAAGTAAGCCTTGATATTATCCAGCTTAATGTGAGCCAGAGTATCGCTAAAACCGCCGGAATGATTAATGCGATCCGGTGAGTGATCGCCACGAATAATGGCAGACCAATCTCGGTAATGTTGGTTTTCCGCTAATTGCTCAAAACCGCTTAGTTCACGAAATATCACGCCTTGTTTTGTACTTCCGAAATGAAATACTTCTTCATGTAAATCCTGTTCTGAATACTCCGTCTGCCATAGGCCAGAGGACAGATAATCCAACGCGAGAAGAAAGTGTTCCTGATTCGTTGATTCAATATGGAAGAGCGTGATGTTAGACAATGTGGAAGCATTAATTTTAATGCCCAACAAGTTGCTTAACTGAAATAAGGTCGCAGGGTTTGGATACTTTAGACTTCTTCGGAAAACCAGATGTTCACAGGCATGTGCGAGGCCAGAGTCGTCAAAACTGGGTGTACGTAGGCCAAATACGGCACTAAACCCAGTGCTTGTCGCGTCTTCACTATGCAGATGGATGAATCCTGATTCATGTTCAATTTTTTGAAATGTGGTTTGAGGATTTATCACGCTAATGCACTTCAATTCAGGCCAATCAGTATCTTAAGGCGATTTATAGCTTAACACGCAGGATATCTCGATCAGTAAAGCCATGCTTTTTGTCTCGAGGTATTAACTCGTGAGAAGTAAAGCCTTGCAAAGCTTTTTCTCTGGCTCTTTCTATCAGGTGGTGATGTTCTGACTTCCCACAAACCGGGTCGGCATTATTCATGTCGCCAGTGAGCATGTAAGCCTGACAGCGACAGCCGCCGAAATCTTTCTCTTTTTCATCGCAACTACGGCAAGGTTCAGGCATCCAGTCAGTGCCGCGAAACTGGTTCATGGCATCGGAATAATGCCATATCTCTTCCAGTGAATGAGTTTTCACATTGGGAAAATCCAGCGGCAGCATTTTAGCGCTGTGACAGGGTAAGGCCGTGCCATCAGGTGCAATATTAAGAAAGGTAGTGGCCCAACCGTTCATGCACGCTTTTGGACGCTCTTCATAATAATCGGGCGTAACAAAAATAAACTTGGGTTGTTGTTTACCTGTTCTTAGTTGCTCTGAGCGAAACTGATTAACGTAGTTCTCGGCAGTGTCTATCTCAGCTTTTGTAGGCATTAAGTGTTGGCGATTCAGATATGCCCAACCGTAATATTGCACTGTGGCCAGCTCCACATAATCGGCATTCAGTTGGCAGCTTAACTCCATAATTTCAGGTAGCTGGTGGATGTTTTGTTTGGTGATGACAAAGTTAAGCACCATGGGGTAGCCTTCGGCTTTGATCTTCTGTGCCATTTTCAGTTTTTGCTGATAAGCACTGCCTCGGCCTGCAATGGTGTCGTTGAGATCCGGGTCGGCAGACTGAAAACTGACCTGAATATGATCCAGTCCGGCTTGTTTCAGCTTTTCAATGCGCTTTTCGGTTAAGCCGATGCCTGAGGTGATCAGGTTAGAGTAAAAACCGATAGAACGAGCATGGGTAGCAATGGTTTCTAAATCTTTTCGAAGTAAGGGCTCACCACCAGATAAACCGAGCTGTACTGCACCCAAGTCTCTCGCTTGTGATAACACCGACAGCCACTGTTCCGTGGACAGTTCATCTTGCCTGCTACCTAAATCCAGAGGGTTAGAGCAATAGGGACACTTTAACGGGCAGTCGTAGGTAAGCTCTGCCAGTAGCCATAATGGTAAGTGTTTGGATTTTGCTTGAGAGGTGCTACTCATACTGAACCCATTGCTTTTCTTGAGCTATGGCAAGAAACTCCATGACTTGTTCGCCTAATTCGCCCGCCTCGGGATACTTGGCTTGCAGTTCTGCAATGATGTCTTCGTGAGTACGCTGTCCATCGACCATATTCATGATCTCCCCGGCGCTGCCGTTTAGCTTGATCATGCCTTCAGGAAAGAGTAACACAAAGCATTCTTGTGCTTTTTCATATTGCAGACGAAAGTGAGGGTTCAAGCTGGGAATGGAAGCGTTCTTATTGATAGTGTTGCTCATGAAGATATCCAGTGCTTATAGGTTCAGGTTACGGTGATAAACCGGTTCGTCAGTAATATTGCCATAAGGGGCATAGCCCAGTTCGTAGGCCATAAGAATGGCATCTGAAATGACCCACAATACGTCCAGTTTAAACTGCAAAATATTGAGTGCGCGTTGTTGCTGTTCGTGAGTGACAAAATGATCCAGCGTTACTTGCAAACCATGTTCGACATCGCGACGAGCTTCACTTAAGCGCTTCTGAAAATACGCTAACCCGGAAGAGGCTATCCAGGGATAATGCTCAGGCCAGGAATTCAGCCGACTTTGATGAATATTGGGCGCAAACAGTTCCGTGAGTGATGAACAGACCGCTTCTTGCCAGGATGCTGTTCTGGCAAAGTTCACATAGGCATCAACGGCAAAGCGAACGGCGGGAAGCACGTAGGTTTCGGCTAATAAGTCTTCTCGACTCAGCCCTACGGCTTCACCTAATTGCAGCCATTTTTCCACTCCGCCTGCGGACGGTGAACCGTCGGAATTAAGCATGCCGTCCTGATCGATAATGCGTTGCATCCACTCTTGTCTTACCGCTCTGTCTCGGCAATTAGCCATAATGGCTGCGTCTTTCATGGGAATGCAAGCGTGATAATAAAAGCGGTTTGCTACCCAGCCCTGAATTTGTTTTTTACTACATTCGCCATTGTGCATCTTTTTATGCAGCGGGTGATGAATATGGTAGAACTGGCCTTTGGCAATGAGCTGGGCGCGAAATTCGTCTTTGGAAAGTCCAGATGTCATAGGCAACAACCTCTATTCTATGCACTTCAATAAAGTTAGATATTAAACACCATGCCGTCTTTAGCGACGACAATATCCCGTTCTTTGAGGAATAAATGTTCTTTGGAAGTTTCATCAAGAATGGGGTTGGTGTTGTTGATATGTATCAGTATTTTGTGTTTCAGGTTAAATTTTTCCAATAGGCTGACTACGCCCGTGTCGCCACCTACGGAAATATGACCCATGTCTTTGCCGGTTTTCTCACTAAACCCGTGATTGATCATTTCATCGTCTGTCCACAGCGTGGCATCTAAAATGGCGCAATCCACTTCGGCAAGAGAGGCTTCGACATCGTCGTTGGTTTCCACAATGCCTGGCGCATAAAACACGGAGTGGCCAGTATTGTCATCGACGATCTTCAAGCCGATGTTATTGCCGGGGACGGGTTTGTCTCTGTAGGGCGAATAGGGCGGTGCATTGGAGTACAAGGGAACCGGATAAAAGGTGAGTTCTGGCACTTTCTCAACTTTGAATGGCGCAGGAAGGTGATTGTTTCCGGCTGCATCAATGTTGATGGTTTTTCTTTGATAACCGCCGTGCCAATGCTTCATCACAGGAAAAATGGGTAAGCTTTGGCTGAGATCTTCAAAGACGATGTCGGTGCAATACACATCAAGTGGTAAGCCTTCACGCATGATCATCAAGCCTAATGTATGGTCAATTTGGCTGTCGGTGAGGATCACACCTTTAATGTTCGTGCCTCGACTAATCGTGCTTCCATCTCTGCTGTTATCACGGCTTTTTCCGCAATTAGGCCACAGTTGCGGCGATTGATTAATTTGTTGACGAAGGTCGGGAGAGGCGTTGATTAAAACCCAGTCTTTTCCGTTTGGGCTAACCGCGAGAGATGATTGGGTGCGTTCAGTGACGTGAGGAGAACCTTCTCGAACGGCTTTGCAATTATGACAATGACAATTCCATTGTGGCACACCGCCACCAGCTCCGGAGCCTAATACTAATACTTCCACTGCGAGATCCTAATGTCGTGATTGGATGACAATATTGCTTACCCAGAATTCAGTTTATTCCGAACAGGTTACAGATAAAAAAATCCCCCACGATGACAATTGGCGTGAGGGATGTTTTCTTCTGCGTTTCTATATTAGCGATTGCTGATATATAGCGTTACTTCGAAACCTAAACGCATTTCTTCGAAATCAGGTTTAACCCACATAACGTTCTCCTAAATAAAATAAACAAAAGGCCAGATAAATTAAAAGGCGACAAATAAAACGATTCAATATTGAGCATCATTATTACCAGAAGTAGCGATGCTTGAGAAATATTCAACCCAAAAAAAGTGTAAATTTTCTCTACAAGTTTGATGAGGGCTGCGAGATGATTGAGTAGAAGAACTGCTATCAATCACCCTGAAAGTATTCAGTATGGGTAAAATTATCACACGCACATCAATAAGTAAAAGACGAAGTAAAAAACTTCTCCAACTATATCAGCGTTAATATCTCTCAGATTTCATACCTCTGCTTTCACGCATCTACTTTCATCGCGCTCAATGAAAAATCCTTTCTCTTTCAGAATTATGTGAACTGCTTCACGGGTTTTTTCGATATGTGAAACAGGTCACAGTCTTGCGGGTACTTTTCTTTCAATACGTAACTATTATTACCCACCAGCTTGTTGAACGTTTTAGTACGGCAAGTGCAGGTCGCGAGGTGTGACTTTATACATGTCTTAATTTAACCAGTGATGGAGATTCACTATGTTTACTCAAAATGATTTTGGAAAATGGCAAGGTGTTGTAAAACGTTTGTGTGTGGGCGCAATGTTTACAGCCGTTTCCAGCGTGGCTTTTGCCACAGGTTCCGTCGACCAAAGCTTTGGTAACGGCGGTGTGGCAAAAATAACGCTACCGAATGGCGGCTCAGACATTACCGACGCTGTGATGTTGCCAGATGATCGTATGATTATTGGTGGCTCAGGGTTTAACGGTCAGAATTCCCTGTCTTTTGTCCGATACTTGAATAATGGTGCTTTAGATACCTCCTTTGGCGGTGGTAATGGTTATGTAACCTATAGCCCGCCAGATGTACCAGTGACAGTGGTCGAAGGTTTTTCTGTTGATGCTGATCTGAACCTGTATGCTGTGGGGCATGGTGGAACGAGTTCAAATGATGCTTATATATATAAATTAGACAGTAAAGGCTTTATTGATACCAGCTTCGCCAATGCGGGAATGTATTTGCATTCCACACATCCCAGATTACCAGCAAATACCGATACTGTATTTACTGCTGTTGCGGTGCAGCCTGATGGCAAAGTGGTTGTTGTCGGGAAATCACAAAGCTTCAATGTTGGTTCATTCTTGTTACGTTTAAACCCAAATGGAACCCCTGATATCAGTTTCGGCTTAATGGGTGATGGCTTGGTGTTGGTTGGGCAACTACCGATTACACCTTCTACTATTAGTTCCACTAACCTTGGTTCTGTAAAAGTGCTTGATAGCGGAGAAATCGTTGTTGGCGGCTTTGTTCAAAATGCGGGGTGGGGCAGTTTTGTTTCTCGATATACCTCTAATGGCGTATTAGACACCACCTTTAATGGCACAGGTGTGAATATGATTGTCAACGGTGGTTGGGCTGCTGACTGGGCCGGATTTATTGAAGTTGATCGCCTTGGGCAAACCTATTTGTTATCAAG
Above is a window of Paraneptunicella aestuarii DNA encoding:
- a CDS encoding M1 family metallopeptidase; the encoded protein is MINRTTLLAMVSCALLAACNPQTKQTTESATEPKSQTTATQSKDIQSGKDYHSYGNPEQVKVTHINLDLNVDFDAKVMSGTAELQYEKVASDADKLIVDTRDLTINSITANGEAVPFTLRETESHMGAALEIMLPAKGNSVTIDYATSPNASGVQWLTPAQTAGKKHPFLFTQAQATHARSFIPLQDSPKVRVTYNATIHTPKELLAVMSAANDPTTPRDGEYNFTMPQPIPSYLIALGVGDLQFQAMGERTGVYAEPSMLQAAAKEFEDTESMLIATEKTYGAYSWDRYDLLILPPSFPFGGMENPRLSFITPTVIAGDKSLVSLIAHELAHSWSGNTVTNATWRDLWLNEGFTTYLTYRIMEIVYGTERYDQESVLGYQDLQEDVAALPEKDEILAIDLRGRDPDDVFSDIPYEKGALFLREIEQSIGRDNFDAFLKQYFKHFAFQSITTDQFIAYLQETLLQQYPDKLNMARINQWVFEPGIPEGAPEPQSNAFVIVDDARNAWLQGKLAAADIDTSGWTVHQWLYFLNNMPEKLTTEQMQKLDAAFMLTQSTNNEIAHAWLMHVVHSWYEPALPRLHNYLVSIGRNKLVKPLYRELSKTEQGKALAQKAFEQAKSGYHPLTVKANEDFVQ
- a CDS encoding insulinase family protein encodes the protein MINPQTTFQKIEHESGFIHLHSEDATSTGFSAVFGLRTPSFDDSGLAHACEHLVFRRSLKYPNPATLFQLSNLLGIKINASTLSNITLFHIESTNQEHFLLALDYLSSGLWQTEYSEQDLHEEVFHFGSTKQGVIFRELSGFEQLAENQHYRDWSAIIRGDHSPDRINHSGGFSDTLAHIKLDNIKAYFSNYYQPANTILLTTGDISQETISKCVLANISVENLKQHRSVRHIIRPIEPDYLHENHSDNSVFSWWLPQDCFAFLHANEELLIQLANEHSCTLLALISELNSTNQFAFRIQANTTQIPPFQNALLAWIAKAEFHSEPIYLQDNYLPKRKYSPTIRQLIISYIELNNSQQAAEITTHEQLISLLSQLPYMSSRSSLLIADEEMKSPSYQHSKLPIDAITLAWEDDILPEIQRLRSKPEVAAPPIKPFALPTFITDLYEKALLNSTTDCWNVIENKQHWLAVRKLSKQEYESAHNTARLISVAPPIIKSRIKGFCYSSQCQYDPEAQTLVAYKVFIKK
- the pqqE gene encoding pyrroloquinoline quinone biosynthesis protein PqqE → MSSTSQAKSKHLPLWLLAELTYDCPLKCPYCSNPLDLGSRQDELSTEQWLSVLSQARDLGAVQLGLSGGEPLLRKDLETIATHARSIGFYSNLITSGIGLTEKRIEKLKQAGLDHIQVSFQSADPDLNDTIAGRGSAYQQKLKMAQKIKAEGYPMVLNFVITKQNIHQLPEIMELSCQLNADYVELATVQYYGWAYLNRQHLMPTKAEIDTAENYVNQFRSEQLRTGKQQPKFIFVTPDYYEERPKACMNGWATTFLNIAPDGTALPCHSAKMLPLDFPNVKTHSLEEIWHYSDAMNQFRGTDWMPEPCRSCDEKEKDFGGCRCQAYMLTGDMNNADPVCGKSEHHHLIERAREKALQGFTSHELIPRDKKHGFTDRDILRVKL
- the pqqD gene encoding pyrroloquinoline quinone biosynthesis peptide chaperone PqqD, whose product is MSNTINKNASIPSLNPHFRLQYEKAQECFVLLFPEGMIKLNGSAGEIMNMVDGQRTHEDIIAELQAKYPEAGELGEQVMEFLAIAQEKQWVQYE
- the pqqC gene encoding pyrroloquinoline-quinone synthase PqqC, with amino-acid sequence MTSGLSKDEFRAQLIAKGQFYHIHHPLHKKMHNGECSKKQIQGWVANRFYYHACIPMKDAAIMANCRDRAVRQEWMQRIIDQDGMLNSDGSPSAGGVEKWLQLGEAVGLSREDLLAETYVLPAVRFAVDAYVNFARTASWQEAVCSSLTELFAPNIHQSRLNSWPEHYPWIASSGLAYFQKRLSEARRDVEHGLQVTLDHFVTHEQQQRALNILQFKLDVLWVISDAILMAYELGYAPYGNITDEPVYHRNLNL
- the pqqB gene encoding pyrroloquinoline quinone biosynthesis protein PqqB — encoded protein: MEVLVLGSGAGGGVPQWNCHCHNCKAVREGSPHVTERTQSSLAVSPNGKDWVLINASPDLRQQINQSPQLWPNCGKSRDNSRDGSTISRGTNIKGVILTDSQIDHTLGLMIMREGLPLDVYCTDIVFEDLSQSLPIFPVMKHWHGGYQRKTINIDAAGNNHLPAPFKVEKVPELTFYPVPLYSNAPPYSPYRDKPVPGNNIGLKIVDDNTGHSVFYAPGIVETNDDVEASLAEVDCAILDATLWTDDEMINHGFSEKTGKDMGHISVGGDTGVVSLLEKFNLKHKILIHINNTNPILDETSKEHLFLKERDIVVAKDGMVFNI
- the pqqA gene encoding pyrroloquinoline quinone precursor peptide PqqA, with amino-acid sequence MWVKPDFEEMRLGFEVTLYISNR
- a CDS encoding NHL repeat-containing protein, producing the protein MFTQNDFGKWQGVVKRLCVGAMFTAVSSVAFATGSVDQSFGNGGVAKITLPNGGSDITDAVMLPDDRMIIGGSGFNGQNSLSFVRYLNNGALDTSFGGGNGYVTYSPPDVPVTVVEGFSVDADLNLYAVGHGGTSSNDAYIYKLDSKGFIDTSFANAGMYLHSTHPRLPANTDTVFTAVAVQPDGKVVVVGKSQSFNVGSFLLRLNPNGTPDISFGLMGDGLVLVGQLPITPSTISSTNLGSVKVLDSGEIVVGGFVQNAGWGSFVSRYTSNGVLDTTFNGTGVNMIVNGGWAADWAGFIEVDRLGQTYLLSRVTLSGYFDRCVVTKFGKNGQMDASWGTNGQTWLIPPTGEHYNCGSLAQSSEGGLAIAIQGHHPLGGTYNGPAIVARLDSSGNLDHNFGTQGVVTVWTPYIVNSTYLAGLFNHTFVEPQSDGSLVWAIGEYQMNGVGYTLGRLNDSANRFAVAPVSGFVDKGMQPAYSWVSSNIIQVQNLNNNVAIKVQIDNGEYSINGAPYTSAPGWIFNNDLINVRNQTGASPGFVATTTLTLGGDHDRKNAGLIRGVQMELEFLISTDPITIDPIDPEPGPLEPFTP